The following proteins are encoded in a genomic region of Oreochromis aureus strain Israel breed Guangdong linkage group 8, ZZ_aureus, whole genome shotgun sequence:
- the LOC116320123 gene encoding cytochrome P450 26A1 isoform X2, which translates to MVVNALLTTFLCTVALPILLFLLAVKLWEVYTLRCRDPTCPFPLPPGSMGLPFIGETLQLLLQRKTFLRMKREKYGYIYRTHLFGNRTVRVTGADNVKQILLGEHRLVSAQWPASVRAILGTETLSNVHGAQHKTKKKGLKARNFIHSKIEENIKKKVQESDQEWKPRDALQQLIDSSNKNKEPISMQAIKQSATELLFGGHETTASTATSLVMFLGLNPKVVDKLRQELEDKAEQGMDLQSLNIESLEQLKYTGCVIKETLRINPPVPGGFRVALKTFELNGYQIPKGWNVVYSICDTHDVAEIFPDKEDFQPERFMTDPCADSSRFQYIPFGGGSRMCIGKEFAKVLLKVFLVEVVTKCHWILLNGPPTMKTGPTVYPEDNLPTKFTSYVQT; encoded by the exons ATGGTCGTGAATGCACTGTTGACCACGTTCTTGTGCACCGTAGCGCTTCCCATTCTGCTGTTCCTGCTGGCCGTGAAGCTGTGGGAGGTTTACACGCTCCGATGCAGAGACCCGACTTGCCCTTTCCCGTTGCCCCCCGGATCCATGGGCTTGCCTTTCATTGGAGAGACGCTGCAACTCCTCCTCCAG AGGAAAACATTTCTTCGGATGAAGCGGGAGAAGTACGGTTACATCTACCGCACACACCTCTTCGGGAACCGCACGGTGCGCGTAACTGGCGCGGATAACGTCAAGCAGATCCTCCTGGGGGAGCACAGGCTGGTGTCCGCGCAGTGGCCCGCTTCTGTTCGCGCGATCCTGGGCACGGAGACGCTCTCCAACGTGCACGGAGCTCAGCACaagactaaaaaaaaa GGTCTGAAAGCGAGGAACTTCATCCACTCCAAGATTGAGGAGAACATCAAGAAGAAAGTGCAGGAGTCAGACCAGGAGTGGAAACCCAGAGACGCCCTGCAGCAGCTCATAGACAGCAGCAACAAGAACAAAGAGCCCATCAGCATGCAG GCCATCAAGCAGTCTGCCACAGAGCTGTTGTTTGGGGGGCATGAAACCACAGCCAGCACAGCCACCTCTCTGGTCATGTTCCTGGGTCTAAACCCCAAAGTTGTGGATAAACTGAGACAGGAGCTCGAGGACAAG GCGGAGCAGGGCATGGACCTACAGAGCCTGAACATCGAGTCCTTGGAGCAGTTGAAATACACAGGCTGTGTCATCAAAGAGACGCTGAGGATCAACCCTCCTGTCCCCGGAGGCTTCAGAGTGGCCCTCAAGACCTTTGAGCTCAAT GGTTACCAGATTCCCAAAGGCTGGAACGTTGTCTACAGTATCTGCGACACTCACGATGTGGCAGAGATCTTCCCCGACAAAGAAGACTTCCAGCCAGAGCGCTTCATGACCGATCCTTGTGCGGACTCCTCCAGGTTTCAGTACATCCCATTTGGTGGTGGCTCCAGGATGTGCATTGGGAAGGAATTTGCCAAGGTTCTGCTGAAGGTGTTCCTGGTGGAGGTGGTAACAAAGTGTCACTGGATTCTTTTAAACGGGCCTCCAACCATGAAAACAGGACCTACTGTCTATCCCGAAGACAATCTGCCAACCAAGTTCACCAGCTATGTACAAACTTAA
- the LOC116320123 gene encoding cytochrome P450 26A1 isoform X1 has product MVVNALLTTFLCTVALPILLFLLAVKLWEVYTLRCRDPTCPFPLPPGSMGLPFIGETLQLLLQRKTFLRMKREKYGYIYRTHLFGNRTVRVTGADNVKQILLGEHRLVSAQWPASVRAILGTETLSNVHGAQHKTKKKAILRAFSREALELYIPVIQEEIQAAVKEWLASDSCVLVYPEMKRLMFRIAMRVLLGFEPEQIQTDEHELVEAFEEMIKNLFSLPIDVPFSGLYRGLKARNFIHSKIEENIKKKVQESDQEWKPRDALQQLIDSSNKNKEPISMQAIKQSATELLFGGHETTASTATSLVMFLGLNPKVVDKLRQELEDKAEQGMDLQSLNIESLEQLKYTGCVIKETLRINPPVPGGFRVALKTFELNGYQIPKGWNVVYSICDTHDVAEIFPDKEDFQPERFMTDPCADSSRFQYIPFGGGSRMCIGKEFAKVLLKVFLVEVVTKCHWILLNGPPTMKTGPTVYPEDNLPTKFTSYVQT; this is encoded by the exons ATGGTCGTGAATGCACTGTTGACCACGTTCTTGTGCACCGTAGCGCTTCCCATTCTGCTGTTCCTGCTGGCCGTGAAGCTGTGGGAGGTTTACACGCTCCGATGCAGAGACCCGACTTGCCCTTTCCCGTTGCCCCCCGGATCCATGGGCTTGCCTTTCATTGGAGAGACGCTGCAACTCCTCCTCCAG AGGAAAACATTTCTTCGGATGAAGCGGGAGAAGTACGGTTACATCTACCGCACACACCTCTTCGGGAACCGCACGGTGCGCGTAACTGGCGCGGATAACGTCAAGCAGATCCTCCTGGGGGAGCACAGGCTGGTGTCCGCGCAGTGGCCCGCTTCTGTTCGCGCGATCCTGGGCACGGAGACGCTCTCCAACGTGCACGGAGCTCAGCACaagactaaaaaaaaa GCTATCCTCCGCGCCTTTTCCAGGGAGGCTTTAGAGCTCTATATCCCCGTTATCCAGGAGGAAATTCAGGCTGCAGTGAAGGAATGGCTGGCAAGTGACTCCTGCGTGTTGGTCTACCCAGAGATGAAGCGGCTGATGTTCCGCATTGCCATGAGGGTTCTGCTGGGCTTTGAGCCAGAGCAGATTCAAACCGATGAGCACGAGCTGGTGGAGGCTTTTGAGGAAATGATCAAGAACCTGTTCTCTTTGCCCATTGATGTGCCTTTCAGTGGACTGTACAGG GGTCTGAAAGCGAGGAACTTCATCCACTCCAAGATTGAGGAGAACATCAAGAAGAAAGTGCAGGAGTCAGACCAGGAGTGGAAACCCAGAGACGCCCTGCAGCAGCTCATAGACAGCAGCAACAAGAACAAAGAGCCCATCAGCATGCAG GCCATCAAGCAGTCTGCCACAGAGCTGTTGTTTGGGGGGCATGAAACCACAGCCAGCACAGCCACCTCTCTGGTCATGTTCCTGGGTCTAAACCCCAAAGTTGTGGATAAACTGAGACAGGAGCTCGAGGACAAG GCGGAGCAGGGCATGGACCTACAGAGCCTGAACATCGAGTCCTTGGAGCAGTTGAAATACACAGGCTGTGTCATCAAAGAGACGCTGAGGATCAACCCTCCTGTCCCCGGAGGCTTCAGAGTGGCCCTCAAGACCTTTGAGCTCAAT GGTTACCAGATTCCCAAAGGCTGGAACGTTGTCTACAGTATCTGCGACACTCACGATGTGGCAGAGATCTTCCCCGACAAAGAAGACTTCCAGCCAGAGCGCTTCATGACCGATCCTTGTGCGGACTCCTCCAGGTTTCAGTACATCCCATTTGGTGGTGGCTCCAGGATGTGCATTGGGAAGGAATTTGCCAAGGTTCTGCTGAAGGTGTTCCTGGTGGAGGTGGTAACAAAGTGTCACTGGATTCTTTTAAACGGGCCTCCAACCATGAAAACAGGACCTACTGTCTATCCCGAAGACAATCTGCCAACCAAGTTCACCAGCTATGTACAAACTTAA